From Zea mays cultivar B73 chromosome 3, Zm-B73-REFERENCE-NAM-5.0, whole genome shotgun sequence:
CGTGCTCGCTCGTCGGCGTCTGCGCGCTGCTGCTCTGGAGCCCGCTGCCGCCCAGCGCCATCTTCCGGAACTTCTTCAGGTCCTCCTTGTACTGGCTGGTGTCGTAGTCGGACGTCGAACTGCCGTACGACCCCACGAACCGGCTGTGCCCGGGCCGCACGCCCTCGTTCAGGTCGTCCAGAGATACGTCGCCTTCCAGCGCCCGGACGACCTGCGTGGATCAGGCAGCCACCCATCGTCGATGTAACAGCAAACTAGATTAGtcaaacaaaaaaaaaacaatgCAGCATTGTTCTGATCAATCAAGCAGATAACAATAGTATACACAGGTTAATTAAGCTCTGTCATACTGAAAACCTGAATCGGTGTTGGCACCTCTTATTTGTTATTCCTACCGAATAACTGAAACTAGACAGAGAATAGTTGTTCACTTGTATACCTGACCCATCCGTGGCCGCCGCCGTGAAGAATGCCGGACGCATGCAGCTGCGCAGGCTATCATCCTCGCCATCTCATTATCATTGTACTCACTTCCCAGCCGGGGGTCCACTAGAGCATCATGATTACCATCCTCAAATGCTTTTATCATCAGAGGCCTTGCCTGCCGGAGAAACAGATCAATATAGTGAAAGGAAGGGGCACAAGTTTAGAGTAAAATGGCGAGAGGAGGGATTCTTCCTCTGTAGTTTACACGATCATTGTGGACATCACGAGATGAATAGTTAAAGAAGTCTAGGAAATCCATACAACCCAATCAAAAAGAAACAGAGGACATCATTGTATCTAGGATAAATAAGATGTATATTTTTTTTTATCTGTATGAAAGGTAAAGCATGCAGCTGTTAAATACAGACCTCAATAGTCGATAATAACAATGATATCTAGTCACAAGAATCACAGTAAGTATTGTCAGATGAAAGACCCTTTTTTATAGGATAAGTGGAAGGAATGAGTTGACCCTGTTAGCCGCAGTACTATGTACTGAAGATTCAGTTTACTTCTCCATGCACAGCTTACCCAGTCAACCAGGTTGTCGTCCGCTTGTCTTGAATTTACAGGGCGCCGCCCAGTTATTAGCTCAAGAAGCATTACTCCAAAAGAGAAGACATCTGATTTCTCAGTGAGCTTGCCAGAAGCAGCATACTCAGGTGCTAGATACCTATGAGGAGTAAGAGATTTAACACAGCAATTTGTTACGGTATACCCTGTATGTCTATTGTGTACACAGATAACACTGATGGGTCTTCTGTTTTTGAAACAATGAGATGAGATAATATTACACCGTAAGACTGAACGTACCCAAATGTGCCCATCACTCTGGTTGAAACGTGGGTGTTTGCATCAGAAGTGAATTTTGCAAGTCCAAAATCTGCCACCTGTAAAGAAAACCACTTAGCAAATTACACCAGCACATATGCTTGTGATAGTAAGTTAGTAGGTTTACATCAACTATTTAATGAGGACTTGGTAATAATTATCCATCTGTTTGTCAAAACATTATGTCATCTGAATGTGATCATCTCAACTAGAATTAAAAGCTTAGCGTAGTTCAATTGCATACAAGTTTCTAGTATAGTGTCATTCAAGGAACAATGACATGCCCATGGAGAAATTACGTTACTCCTTAGGGGAAAAAAGGGAAGCAGAGAAAGTAGAGTATACCTTAGCTTCAAATCTTAGATCGAGAAGAATATTTGAGGCCTTTATGTCACGATGAATAATCTTAGGATGACCTATGAAGTTAAAGTAGAATAAAATCAGTATAGACTAGCTACACGCCTATCCATCCAAAAGCGAAAAAGAAAGCTCAAAGCATAACAAGTAGCTATGGCTGTGAGCTCACAATCTTCATGAAGATATGCCAATCCCTTCGCAGAACCCAAAGCAATTTTTAGTCTTGTTGGCCAATCCAAGGTTGGTCTGCCTCTTCCTGAAACAGAAGAGAAGATAACCCTCAGAAAGTGATCAAGGAACAAAAAACAAACAAGATGCATGTGCGTCCAAACAAAATGTTCAGTATTTATATCAAAAGTGATCGACAAACTATCAGGGTCTGAAATCATATTCCATCTTTAGCATGAGCTCAGCCATTGCGTTGAATGGGACATCTTTTTGCCTCTTCTAATACTCTTAACAATTTCAGAAACTGGATGAAAATATGGCATAATTCAGACTGAAGAAAAGAGTAGCATTAAAATTAATAGCTTCCATGAATGGGTTTATTTGTGGCTACTGTTATGGCTTGACGAAGTTTTTGAATATATAGGAGAAGCATGTGGCTATAATGAACTTCAAAAATCAAAATTCCTATAAAAAAAAGGCATACCCAGTGTCGTACACTTCCAGCATTGTGCGGGATCTGAAGAAGGGTATCTTTAAACGCCAAGTCTTACCCGCATAATAGACGGTAGGCTCTACCGCTGCACCAGTTCTTATAGTACTTAATTATTCTGAGCAAGCAAAAATATATCCCTAGCATACATCTTGTGTTCCTCTGGTGAAGTGAAATGGAACGATAATTTTGGAAAAAAAAATCTTGTATATGTGTACCTTAATTTCCAAAGTTTTCCATTGCAAACCATCTGTATTTTACTAGGATGCTTTAGTAGTGTATGACGGTACATGTACTAGCTACGACAAAAGTGGCTGCTAAATATAGAAAACAGTATTACATAGGAATAATTTCTAAGGTGCCTTTGAGAGACTATACAAAGCGTTATGAATGAGAGGAAGTAATTACGGTGCAGAAACAGGAAGAGAACATACCATGTAAGTGGAATTCCAATGTATTGTTTGGAACAAACTCGTAGACGAGCAACCTGTGGGCTCCAGAAATGCAATAGCCAACCAAGGATACAAGATGCTTGTGATGTACTCTGCTGATAATCTCAACTTCAGCCTGGAACTCGCGCTCTCCCTGGCCACTGCCATCTCTTAACTGCTTAACGGCAACCTCTGTGCCATCTGGTAGCACTCCTTTGTGAACAAACCCAAAACCTCCTTGCCCCAGCAGATTAGCGTCAGAAAACCCATTCGTTGCTGTCATCAGCTGCTCGTAAGTGAATGTGCTCCTTGAAAAGCTAAGGGCAGTGCCAGGCGACAGCGCAGGGCGGCTCTCACCACCCGAGTGGTTCGAAGCGGAACCACTGCTATGTACGTTATGCGGAGGCGGCGGAAGGGTAGGATGTGAATTGATCTTGATAACATGATCAGGGGGTGGTGGAGGGGCGTTATGCTGCCAGCTTTGGTGCTGATCCCCTGAAGCAAGAGAGCAGTGACTTAAAAAGAATGGCGGAGAAAAAAAATGCACATGAAAACTATTCAATGCAGAATAAAATGAAGAAACTCTTGTGAAAGAAATAAACTAGACGCATTCACATGATGATGGTATACATAATAGGAAACCCAGAATTGAAATAAAAACCATTCCGTCGTGACTCGACTGCCCCCCCTCCAAATAAAAGTTAAGTACCCATGTTGAGTGCTGTCAGTCTTATGCTGTGAAAATTCACCGTCTTGATTATGCAGATTGCAGTAGAACACGGACGAGGATCCACATCATCAAATATTCCATACTAAACGTCTAAACCTACGCCCATGAACAACACGTGACACCAGTCACCCACATTCTGCGACAAAACTCCAAaagaaaaattaaaaaaaatggcCAGTGTTTTTTTAGTCACACACGTGACATACATGCCGCCAACACCAGGAGAATCCACAACTCGCACGCACCAAAAAAAAAATCCTCGAGAGAAGCAAAACCACATTCACTTCACATAGTGTTTGGTTCCCTTTTCCCTTACTAAAGTTACAAGAGATATTTGAATGTTAGTTAGAAAAATTAAATGTAATTTAATACCGTATATAAATAAGGATGATATCATAAGACGAACCTATAACCTATTAATGTAAGGCAGAGGCAGCGGCAGCTCACCTTTgtgcggaggcggcggcggcggcggcgggtggcCGTAGTAGTGCAAGAggtggggcggcggcggcggtggcgggtGGTGGCGGTGCCGCCTCCGGCTCCTCTTGTTGCTCCTGAAGAGGCAGAGGCAGAACAGGCAGCCGAGGAGCAGCACGGCGAAGCCGCCGACCGCGATCCCCACAACGACGGACGTGGTAAGCCCCGACCCAGAGGAGGAGGGCGTCGGCGGCGAGGCCGAGGCCGGCGTCGCCCTTCCGGGCGCGGGGAGCGCGGCCGCGTTCGGGGACACTGGGGCGGGCGGCGTCCCTGGCGGCGCCGGAGAGTCGGTGGAGGGCGGCGCGGGAGCGGTGGGGGGAGCGCCTGTCGGCGTCGCGGGCGTcggggaggaggagttggacggtgctggcggcagcggcggcggcggcgcggcagtGGGCGAGGCCGTACCGTTGGGCGGCGCGCCGGGCGGGGAAGTGGCCGGCGGCGGCGACGTCGACATCGCGGCCGGTCCCGCGCGTGCTTCCTCGCTGCGCACTCGTATCGTACTCGTACGGTGCTCGGCGAGCTAGTGGTGCGCTGCTCGCTTTTTTTGGTGGCTGGTGGGGGTGGGGAGGGGAATTGGGAGGCCTGCGCCTGCGCCTGCTTGCTCGGTCGGACGGGAAGGAATGCGACCCGTGCCGGCCCGGGCCGCGAGAGGAGAAGGGGATTGTTGGAGTAGGAGCGCTCGCACGGCTGCACCTGCTGCCAGTGCCAGCCAGTGTGTGGCTGGGGCGGCGGCGGGAGTAGTGGAGTCTACTGGTGCTGGTGCGCGGGGTAGCCGGACCCGGACGCGAGCGACGTGACGAGGAATAATAAAAGCGCGAGAGAAATCGGCTGAGGACGAGGAGGGAGGCCCGCCCGACTGCGTTGGGATCGCCAGTAACGGAAAGCGTCACACGGCGGGCGGCGCTGGCGTTCACGCACGCCCGGGACCCCGGCCTACCCGCGCGCTTTCCGGAGTACTTGCTAATCATCATGATACAAATCTTTCTTTACAATTCGTTTAAACTATTAATTAATTTTAATTTAAAATGAATATAAATAGAGTCTCATTCTAATCCAATTTAGTCCATAAATTAATTTGTAGCCCATTATCATGGCTACGCCCCCTCCCACGTTCTCCTCCACGCTTAGAGCAGTATCAATAACATAGCTTACAGTGTTCTCATATTACACATGGTCAATTAAAAGCTAATAACATAACAATACATATTGTATATGTAATACTCGTTTTGTTTGTAAATATATGACATCACtgacttttttaaaaaaataaccactcgtcttattaaaaaaatAATGAGTTATCGTTTTTTGGATTTATTTTATCACTTAAGGCAGTTTGTGCTTAACTTAAAATTTATATgttgaataaatattttgaataagacgagttgTCAAAGTTTTTGAAGAAAAATAAAGGagtgtcatatatttatgaatgAATGTAGTACTTTGTTCATCTCTTATTCGCACAAACGATCTGCTCTAGAGCCGTAGGCCCTAACCTGACCGTATAGTGTGTGTTTATCTTTTGTGCCAATAATACTGCtctctccgtttctttttagttgtcgctggatagttcaattttgcactatccagggaCAACTAAAataaaacggagggagtatatcatTATTAGCCGAAGATATCATATGTCATTGCAAACTTGGAATGCGTGCTAGTCATTAATTAACATGTGTGGGCGACATCCCAAAATAGGGCTTGTGTACGTGGATATAAAGATCTTGCTGTAGATACGTGCCATTAATATAATAGATTTGGCGTGTCAATCTGATGTCGTCCTCTGGTAGATACCACACACCTACACACACATCGCGCGCGACTTTGTTGCACCACGTATGGGTATGGCTAGCTAGCTTGCTGCTTAATCTATCTGATTGGCTGATCGATCGGCCGTGTTGCTGTCAGGAGGCGagactttttttttttttttggatcGCGATCTTGCTCAAGCTGAGGCCGATAATGGATGGAGTATTGATGATGCGTCGATGATCGTTGCATGCATGCATGTTTAATGTGTTGCTGCTTAATCTATCTGTTTAATGGATGTGTAGACAACACCGAACCGACCGCACCGCATGCACCACAACCACGTTGCACAATGCTTCTGTTTCGCTTGCAAGCTACTCCGTACCGTACCCTGCCGTACACTGAGGGCGGCAGCCGGCTGCTAGTAATGAATGTCATGTTAATTATTTGGACATCCAGCCAAACAAGCTACATTACTTTGAGGCATGCACTGCTACTAACATGCATGTGGTGTGGAGACCAAAATATCACTCGTCATGACCACTAGCTGCCCCATATATCACCATATTTCAAAGAGAATGCATACATACAGTAATGCTTGATCGTGCTTGAGGATAATCTGTCGATATATCAGATCAGCTGATTTACCATCACACTCTCTATTTCAAATTTCACTACAGCGTAAAACGGTGCTTTGCAAACCATATGTATGTTATGCTGGACAGAGCtatataatttatattttttAAAAGATTATATGTATGCTAGCTCTGAACATCCCCTTGGCGGCTGGTTGTCGCTTTCGCCATCCTGTGGCGGCCCCCATGCGATCGAGTGGCTGGCCGTGCATCGATCCCAACCTCCCAAATCCACATCGATCACGCGGCTAGCGAAATCCTTCTAGCTTCGATCGTGCAAGCGCTAGCTGTATCCTAATCATCTATCTTTCTCTGCATCATATCGGCTCCAATTTTTTCTATGCGATGTCCTTATCGCGCCTCCCCACCGTACCACTAGTACAGATAAGCTCTATACTGACGGTACTAAACATATTTACAGTGacgtttttcgtaaccgccagtgctagagGTCAGTAGAAATCaccatttttacaggcgggtaactgaagaccgacagtgaaaatcgattttcactggcggtcgacgtaataaaaccgccagtgaaaatcgattttcactggcggtcgacgtaataaaaccgccagtgcaaatcgtttccagaaaacataaaacagattttaaaaatagtaaaaaaatTTATTTGTATTAGGACCACCCCACCCGTCCGTCTCCGTCGAAGTcgcaagtcgcggcatttttcgcgcgctacgcggttgtGAGGAATCGAACCGTagacctcaccctcgcgcgtaccatccactaccactccgtctatgacatgacttgtgtctagtttgtagttgttttctccacatattacaaccatttgagtgtaaattgcttatttgagaccctaaacgaattcaaataaaaaagttgtcaactacaaagataaataacttttgaagttctacaacttttattttgacactttttcatccgaggtagtttgcaaaatttgaattttaaatttgccatacttagattcaatttttgagaaccgaaatgagttcaaataaaaaagttgtcaactacaaagtttcataacttttagagatctacaacttttattttagtggttttatcatacgaggtcgtttgaaaaactcgaaaaattaaggataaaaatgatttctagtggcggttccttaagaaaaccgccactagaaatcgtatttctagtggcggttccttaagaaaaccgccatggcggttttcttaaggaaccgccactagaaatacgatttctagtggcggttttcttaaggaaccgccactagaaatagcacagtcggtggataaccggatccgtctgtaaaaatatatgggtgccgcaggctttgagcctttttgtaCTAGTGTAAACTACATGCATTAATTATATTTCCCATCTGTGTCTCAAGTTCATTTCCGTTGCATCATCATTATCATATAATGATATATCTTCTCTCTCGAGAACGGTATTTATTCGGATACCAATTTTTtccttttattatggtaaaatagAATATAAAATCCGCTATCTAAATTCATATTCTTGATTTAGCATTGAGAACCTTAGATTTATTATATATATTCTAATAGATATAGAAATTCGGTAATATTTTCGTTGTTAGTAGCAAATAATGCATAAAATAATTTAAAAAGATATTATTATTTTAAATAATATACTTGATAACATAAAAAAGATCATCAAATtacatacatatctattttaaaatattaaaaaaaATCTAGCAATTCGGATTATCACTATCATCCTAGCTACTAGCATTAGCATTTAGCAGCGAGCTAGcgactataggtgtacattcgggccgctcggcccggcccaagcccgaaaaggcccgtattgtttgaattccgggccgtgccgggccggcccatgggcctagccctcggcccacggcccggcccgtaattgattaaacgtgccgggctcatttcgggcggcccgaaattataaaagcccgaaattcattttttggcccgaaattcacattagggcccgaaattcaatttttggcccgaaattcagtttttggcccaaaattcacattagagctctaaattcaaaaaaaaataataaaacaaataaaagataagacaaataaatttgaacaaaatcaaaattaatatttgtattaattaaagttaccacagctatgTAATGACTATctcgtttataaatcattttgttagaagtaAAAAAAGTATAAccagctctatacaaagttcgtaagttcagtttattgtctaatgttcataacaaaagcaaaattacatcacactctaattcaaagctacaaaaaacatctaactagcattatctctagctttgtgttctttatcaagtatatgaaagtgtggaatgaagtgtggttttaataaatatatgggccttttcgtgcctctatatgggccatttcgtgcctgccttaaacgggccgtgcccgtgcccgcccatgggccgtgacctcggcccaaacccggcccgatataacgggccgtgccggcccggcactaaattatttcgggccgtgccgtgcctgggccgtgcttttttttccgtgcttcgggccggcccatctggcccggcccaaatgtacacctatactagCGACTAGCCCCGCTCCTTGGTCTCAATAATCAAGATAATGGCATGTACgtatataggtgtacattcgggcagCCCGGTCCGGCTCAAGCCCGAAAAAGCCcatattgtttgaatttcgggtcggtctggctcatttgaatttcgggtcgtgccgggccggcccacatcccggcccgtaattgcttaaacgtgtcgggcatatttcgggcggcccgaaattataaaagcccaaaattcacattaggacccgaaattcaatttttggcccgaaattcacatcagagcccgaaatttaaaacaaatttaataaaacaaataaaagataagacaaataaatttgaccaaaagtAAACTTAAAatttgtattaagttaccagAGCTATGCAATAACTACATCGTTTACAAATTATTTTGTTATAAAGAAAAGGAGTATAATCAACTCTATATAAAGTTCGTAAGTTTAattcattatctaatgttcataacaaaaataaaattacattgCATATTCTAATTTAAAGCTAAAAAACATATAACTAACATTATttctagctttgtgttctttatcaagcacatgaaagtgtggaatgaagtttgattttaataaatatatgagcCTTTTTGTGCCTCTATATGGGTCATTTTGTGCTTGCCTTAAATGGGCCGTGCTCGTGCTCGTGCCCGTCCATGGGCCGCGACCTCGATCCAAACCCGGTCCGATATATCAGACCATGCCAGCCCGGCACAAAAATATTTCGGGTCCTGCCGTGCCTGGACCGTGTTTTTTTtttcgtgcttcgggccggcccatcaggcACGGCCTAAATGCGTGCCTAAATGTACACCTATATGTACGTACTAATGCATGATTAGCCAGCTCAATTCCCAAAAATGCCTTTGTTATCGGCCCAATCCTACATTGGAATGGAGTATCTATCTCAGCAGGTGCAGTTATTATAAACTGGATTGCTgttcatcaactcagaatccaagCAATTCAAGAAACCAAAGTGCGCGTCTTAGCAACCTCACCTCTGTAAATCTTCTGCTGCAGCTTCCCTGCAATTAGCGCCCCCCAAACCACCCACCCCCGGTTTGTTATGATGGAAAACCAGATGCAGATAGATAAACCATATGCACATGGTGTGTGCCACTTCGCTTCACAATATAATGTCTTCGAATTTTGAAGGGTACAAGCGATACCAGAAGTTACAGTGATTATAATGACAACTACATGCATGTACACGAGGCAATGTCGACTCTGATCCTGCTCACCTAACTTTGCATACATGTCCTTAAAAAAGTCACGGATCATAGTCCAGCTTACGTACGGCAGTGGAATGCCCACGCAATAAATTCTATTTACCCTTCTATGAGCACATAGGTTAGCTAGCCAAACTTTAAA
This genomic window contains:
- the LOC100383766 gene encoding Proline-rich receptor-like protein kinase PERK1, with the translated sequence MSTSPPPATSPPGAPPNGTASPTAAPPPPLPPAPSNSSSPTPATPTGAPPTAPAPPSTDSPAPPGTPPAPVSPNAAALPAPGRATPASASPPTPSSSGSGLTTSVVVGIAVGGFAVLLLGCLFCLCLFRSNKRSRRRHRHHPPPPPPPHLLHYYGHPPPPPPPPHKGDQHQSWQHNAPPPPPDHVIKINSHPTLPPPPHNVHSSGSASNHSGGESRPALSPGTALSFSRSTFTYEQLMTATNGFSDANLLGQGGFGFVHKGVLPDGTEVAVKQLRDGSGQGEREFQAEVEIISRVHHKHLVSLVGYCISGAHRLLVYEFVPNNTLEFHLHGRGRPTLDWPTRLKIALGSAKGLAYLHEDCHPKIIHRDIKASNILLDLRFEAKVADFGLAKFTSDANTHVSTRVMGTFGYLAPEYAASGKLTEKSDVFSFGVMLLELITGRRPVNSRQADDNLVDWARPLMIKAFEDGNHDALVDPRLGSEYNDNEMARMIACAAACVRHSSRRRPRMGQVVRALEGDVSLDDLNEGVRPGHSRFVGSYGSSTSDYDTSQYKEDLKKFRKMALGGSGLQSSSAQTPTSEHGENPSVSVSSSDGDGGGGTGEEREDRRQAAS